Proteins from a genomic interval of Leifsonia shinshuensis:
- a CDS encoding ATP-dependent helicase yields the protein MTSLPDAPSSSPTVPSSVPIILDGWEGDVPSAEGAARAGSGDGGGGRRGPNERLFAGLNPQQREAAEYRGAALLIVAGAGSGKTSVLTRRIAGLIESREAWPSEILAITFTNKAANEMRERVEQLLGGRAQGMWISTFHSACVRILRREAETIGKTQSFTIYDSGDTCALLKRIIKELDADTLGFTVAGTAGRISKLKNELTDIETFARSANLSDPQEVMFLEIFRQYTRALRRANAFDFDDLIAETVFLFRAFPKVAALYQTRFRHILVDEYQDTNHAQYALIRELTMPVSPDIAEEMEQHGRNVAKLRDVVGAVPGASLTVVGDSDQSIYAFRGADIRNIVEFERDFPGAKVVLLEQNYRSTQNILSAANAVIANNFDRKDKKLWTAVGDGDKIVGYTGYSGHDEAQFVADEIEKLHAAGMDYKDMAVFYRTNAQTRALEEIFIRSALPYKVMGGTKFYERAEIKDAMAYLITVANPDDTLALRRILNTPKRGIGPATETQLASYAEDNGFTFRDAMRDAGSLGLGPKVTGAILQLSGLLDEAAAKIDPANPAGVAPVADVLTFLLDGSGYLEVLRNSRDPQDEARAENVDELVAVTKEFARNNPDGTLVDFLTEVSLVAAADEIDDSSGSVSLMTLHTAKGLEYDAVFLTGIEEDLLPHRMSANEPGGPAEERRLFYVGITRAKKRLFLSLAMTRAQFGETAVAMPSRYLQEIPADLIDWRQSPGAANGRGGSQSRALNARRPGLGGGTAGRWNESYPVGGSAPAERPKAEWPNRVTGKVRDNGDLELAPGDRIRHADFGDGRVTNVTGEGAKRVAHVQFEKVGAKKLLIKIAPIDKL from the coding sequence ATGACGAGCCTCCCCGACGCCCCCTCCTCCTCTCCCACGGTGCCCTCCTCCGTGCCGATCATCCTCGACGGCTGGGAGGGCGACGTGCCCTCCGCCGAGGGCGCGGCGCGCGCCGGCTCGGGCGACGGTGGCGGCGGTCGGCGCGGACCGAACGAGCGCCTGTTCGCCGGCCTCAACCCGCAGCAGCGCGAGGCCGCCGAGTACCGCGGGGCCGCCCTCCTCATCGTCGCGGGCGCCGGCTCGGGCAAGACCAGCGTGCTCACCCGCCGCATCGCCGGGCTCATCGAGAGCCGGGAGGCCTGGCCGAGCGAGATCCTGGCGATCACGTTCACCAACAAGGCGGCGAACGAGATGCGCGAGCGCGTCGAGCAGCTGCTCGGCGGCCGGGCGCAGGGCATGTGGATCTCGACCTTCCACTCGGCGTGCGTGCGCATCCTGCGCCGCGAGGCCGAGACGATCGGCAAGACGCAGAGCTTCACGATCTACGACTCCGGCGACACCTGCGCCCTGCTCAAGCGGATCATCAAAGAGCTGGACGCCGACACGCTCGGCTTCACCGTCGCGGGGACCGCCGGCCGCATCTCCAAGCTCAAGAACGAGCTGACCGACATCGAGACCTTCGCGCGCTCGGCCAACCTGAGCGACCCGCAGGAGGTGATGTTCCTCGAGATCTTCCGGCAGTACACCCGGGCGCTCCGCCGGGCCAACGCCTTCGACTTCGACGACCTCATCGCCGAGACGGTGTTCCTGTTCCGCGCGTTCCCGAAGGTCGCCGCGCTGTACCAGACCCGGTTCCGGCACATCCTGGTCGACGAGTACCAGGACACCAACCACGCGCAGTACGCCCTCATCCGCGAGCTGACCATGCCGGTGTCGCCGGACATCGCGGAGGAGATGGAGCAGCACGGCCGCAACGTCGCCAAGCTGCGCGACGTGGTCGGCGCCGTCCCGGGCGCCTCGCTGACCGTGGTCGGCGACTCGGACCAGTCGATCTACGCGTTCCGCGGCGCGGACATCCGCAACATCGTGGAGTTCGAGCGCGACTTCCCCGGCGCGAAGGTGGTGCTGCTGGAGCAGAACTACCGGTCGACGCAGAACATCCTGAGCGCGGCCAACGCCGTGATCGCCAACAACTTCGACCGCAAGGACAAGAAGCTCTGGACGGCGGTCGGCGACGGCGACAAGATCGTCGGCTACACCGGCTACTCCGGCCACGACGAGGCGCAGTTCGTCGCCGACGAGATCGAGAAGCTGCACGCCGCGGGCATGGACTACAAAGACATGGCCGTCTTCTACCGCACCAACGCCCAGACGCGTGCGCTGGAGGAGATCTTCATCCGCTCCGCGCTGCCCTACAAGGTCATGGGCGGCACGAAGTTCTACGAGCGTGCCGAGATCAAGGACGCGATGGCGTACCTCATCACGGTGGCCAACCCGGACGACACCCTCGCGCTCCGCCGCATCCTGAACACGCCCAAGCGCGGCATCGGCCCCGCGACGGAGACGCAGCTCGCCAGCTACGCCGAGGACAACGGCTTCACGTTCCGCGACGCCATGCGCGACGCCGGCTCGCTGGGCCTCGGTCCCAAGGTGACCGGCGCGATACTGCAGCTCTCCGGGCTGCTGGACGAGGCCGCCGCCAAGATCGACCCGGCCAATCCTGCCGGGGTGGCGCCGGTGGCGGACGTGCTCACCTTCCTGCTCGACGGCAGCGGCTACCTCGAGGTGCTGCGCAACAGCCGCGACCCGCAGGACGAGGCGCGCGCCGAGAACGTGGACGAGCTCGTCGCGGTGACGAAGGAGTTCGCGCGCAACAACCCGGACGGCACGCTGGTCGACTTCCTCACCGAGGTGTCGCTGGTCGCCGCGGCGGACGAGATCGACGACTCCAGCGGCTCCGTGTCGCTGATGACGCTCCACACGGCCAAGGGGCTGGAGTACGACGCGGTGTTCCTCACCGGCATCGAGGAGGACCTCCTCCCGCACCGGATGTCGGCCAATGAGCCGGGCGGCCCGGCCGAGGAGCGGCGGCTGTTCTACGTGGGGATCACGCGCGCCAAGAAGCGCCTGTTCCTGTCGCTGGCCATGACTCGTGCGCAGTTCGGCGAGACCGCGGTCGCGATGCCGAGCCGGTACCTGCAGGAGATCCCGGCCGACCTGATCGACTGGCGCCAGTCGCCCGGCGCGGCCAACGGTCGCGGCGGCTCGCAGTCGCGCGCGCTGAACGCCCGCAGACCCGGGCTCGGCGGCGGCACGGCTGGCCGCTGGAACGAGAGCTACCCGGTCGGCGGCAGCGCGCCCGCCGAGCGGCCCAAGGCGGAGTGGCCGAACCGGGTGACCGGCAAGGTCCGCGACAACGGCGACCTGGAGCTGGCTCCGGGCGACCGCATCCGGCACGCGGACTTCGGCGACGGCCGGGTGACCAACGTCACCGGCGAGGGCGCCAAGCGCGTCGCGCATGTCCAGTTCGAGAAGGTGGGCGCGAAGAAGCTCCTCATCAAGATCGCACCGATCGACAAGCTGTGA
- a CDS encoding glycerophosphodiester phosphodiesterase family protein produces MRARSRPSVIGHRGAPGYRPEHTRAAYELAFALGADSVEPDLVATKDGVLVVRHENEISGTTNVADHPEFAGRRTTKEVDGMPLTGWFTEDFTWAELATLRARERVPHLRQASATFDDRYPILRLADVLDVVDTASDSAGRALGLVAELKHATYFDAAGLPLDELFLAELAAAGWSDHPGLVVESFEKTVLGRLHDGGFRGRRVYLLEAEGAPADRVAALGAAAPGYAADLTLRGLYALGSAAAPADRVDGISVDISQILHSGSVAVGLFGEDEGGVDIGAVTSDLVDLAHSAGLFVYCWTLRPENGMLPAEFRRSGRDDEWGDWRRLYAILLHSGVDGVFADHPDLAVAVRDGR; encoded by the coding sequence ATGCGCGCCCGCTCGAGACCGTCCGTCATCGGTCACCGGGGCGCGCCCGGGTACCGGCCGGAGCACACCAGGGCGGCGTACGAGCTGGCGTTCGCCCTCGGCGCGGACTCGGTCGAGCCCGATCTGGTCGCCACGAAGGACGGCGTGCTGGTGGTGCGGCACGAGAACGAGATCTCCGGCACGACGAACGTCGCGGACCATCCCGAGTTCGCCGGACGGCGCACGACCAAGGAGGTCGACGGCATGCCGTTGACCGGCTGGTTCACCGAGGACTTCACGTGGGCCGAGCTCGCCACGCTGCGCGCCCGGGAGCGGGTGCCGCACCTGCGCCAGGCCAGCGCGACCTTCGACGACCGCTATCCGATCCTCCGGCTCGCGGACGTGCTCGACGTCGTGGACACGGCCTCCGACTCCGCGGGAAGGGCGCTCGGCCTCGTCGCGGAGCTCAAGCACGCCACGTACTTCGACGCGGCGGGGCTCCCGCTGGACGAGCTGTTCCTGGCCGAGCTGGCTGCGGCGGGCTGGTCCGACCATCCCGGGCTGGTCGTGGAGAGCTTCGAGAAGACGGTGCTGGGCCGCCTCCACGACGGCGGTTTCCGCGGGCGGCGGGTCTACCTCCTGGAGGCGGAGGGCGCTCCGGCCGACCGGGTGGCGGCGCTGGGGGCGGCGGCGCCCGGCTACGCCGCCGATCTGACGCTGCGCGGGCTGTACGCCCTGGGCTCCGCGGCCGCGCCGGCCGACCGGGTGGACGGGATCAGCGTGGACATCTCCCAGATCCTGCACTCCGGCTCGGTCGCGGTGGGCCTGTTCGGCGAGGACGAGGGCGGCGTGGACATCGGCGCCGTGACCTCCGACCTGGTGGACCTCGCGCACTCGGCCGGGCTGTTCGTGTACTGCTGGACGCTCCGGCCCGAGAACGGGATGCTGCCGGCGGAGTTCCGGCGCTCCGGCCGCGACGACGAGTGGGGCGACTGGCGGCGGCTGTACGCGATCCTGCTGCACTCCGGCGTGGACGGGGTCTTCGCCGACCATCCGGATCTCGCGGTCGCTGTGCGCGACGGGCGCTGA
- a CDS encoding DUF3817 domain-containing protein has translation MPLAPKLEDFPKIRGALKFYQVFAYVTGIMLLLLCVEMIVKYGLGYQLFAFSNYGALTLVPVKTAVAPTGVDLSTGILIAHGWLYVVYLFSDFRLWSLMRWPFSKFVTIALGGVIPFLSFFVEARITKQVKSYLAGREAEAATYVEAAN, from the coding sequence ATGCCCCTCGCTCCCAAGCTCGAAGACTTCCCGAAGATCCGCGGGGCGCTGAAGTTCTACCAGGTGTTCGCCTACGTCACCGGAATCATGCTCCTGCTGCTCTGCGTGGAGATGATCGTGAAGTACGGCCTCGGCTACCAGCTCTTCGCCTTCAGCAACTACGGCGCCCTCACCCTCGTGCCGGTCAAGACCGCGGTCGCCCCGACCGGCGTCGACTTGAGCACGGGCATCCTCATCGCCCACGGCTGGCTGTACGTCGTGTACCTGTTCTCCGACTTCCGGCTGTGGAGCCTGATGCGCTGGCCGTTCTCGAAGTTCGTCACCATCGCCCTCGGCGGCGTCATCCCCTTCCTGTCCTTCTTCGTGGAGGCCAGGATCACCAAGCAGGTCAAGAGCTATCTGGCCGGCCGCGAGGCCGAGGCAGCGACGTACGTGGAGGCAGCAAATTAG
- a CDS encoding oxygenase MpaB family protein has translation MTAVRADRGAGTPRELTFRQLSGEALCLAGGGRALLLQIAHPAVGRGVVEHSDFADRMMARFHATMTFVYAATFATPEEFDVVRRRVNRAHAPVRGAATAAGPAYSAFDPELQLWVAATLYATMVDLDARVFGPPSAASREELYREATRWGGGLQLRPEDWPATEAAFRDYWDDMVARLSVTDATRAVAGQILNPGGAPVWLRAVLPDARLVTAGLLPPGVREQFRLPWSPAIERRFERRMRWAGAVYPRLPERLRHGPRDAYLRGLRRSLADDRRPVDERVAADDRRAADAPRAADAPWAADAPRTADGLRAADDPLAADDPRAADDPRPADDPRPADAPRTAGERGGAAHPGIRTRQPGGRTPGRA, from the coding sequence ATGACCGCTGTGCGCGCCGACCGTGGCGCCGGGACGCCCCGGGAGCTCACGTTCCGGCAGCTCTCCGGCGAGGCGCTGTGCCTCGCCGGAGGGGGTCGCGCCCTGCTATTGCAGATCGCGCACCCCGCTGTCGGGCGCGGCGTCGTCGAGCACAGCGACTTCGCGGACCGGATGATGGCGCGGTTCCATGCGACCATGACCTTCGTCTACGCCGCGACCTTCGCGACCCCCGAGGAGTTCGACGTGGTGCGCAGGCGCGTCAACCGCGCGCACGCGCCGGTCCGCGGCGCGGCGACGGCGGCCGGCCCGGCGTACAGCGCCTTCGACCCCGAGCTGCAGCTGTGGGTCGCGGCCACGCTCTACGCCACGATGGTCGATCTGGACGCGCGCGTCTTCGGGCCGCCCAGCGCCGCGTCGCGGGAGGAGCTGTACCGCGAGGCGACCCGCTGGGGCGGCGGCCTCCAGCTCCGCCCGGAGGACTGGCCGGCCACCGAGGCGGCGTTCCGGGACTACTGGGACGACATGGTCGCACGACTCTCGGTGACGGACGCCACGCGCGCGGTCGCCGGGCAGATCCTGAACCCGGGCGGCGCGCCCGTCTGGCTGCGGGCCGTGCTCCCCGACGCGCGGCTCGTCACCGCCGGCCTGCTGCCGCCCGGCGTGCGCGAGCAGTTCCGGCTGCCGTGGAGCCCGGCGATCGAGCGTCGCTTCGAGCGTCGGATGCGCTGGGCGGGCGCGGTGTACCCGCGGCTCCCGGAGCGGCTCCGGCACGGCCCGCGCGACGCGTACCTGCGCGGTCTGCGCCGGTCGCTGGCGGACGATCGGCGGCCGGTGGACGAACGGGTGGCGGCGGACGATCGACGGGCGGCGGACGCTCCCCGGGCAGCCGACGCTCCGTGGGCGGCCGACGCTCCGCGAACGGCGGACGGTCTCCGGGCAGCGGACGATCCCCTGGCTGCGGACGATCCCCGGGCTGCGGACGATCCTCGCCCAGCGGACGATCCTCGCCCAGCGGACGCTCCGCGGACGGCGGGCGAGCGCGGCGGCGCCGCGCATCCCGGCATCCGCACCCGGCAGCCGGGAGGAAGGACGCCGGGTCGGGCCTAG
- a CDS encoding Bax inhibitor-1/YccA family protein: MALTNPAFSTNPAFQNNGKAATATTVSADNLEQLYQAPSATSADTDRMTVEDTINKSAISFALLVAGAVVGWMVPALYFPAAIVGFVLALVNIFKKKPSPALILSYAGVQGIFVGGISAVFESIYPGIVIQAVIGTLAVVGVTLALFASGKIRASAKATKVFMIALGGYVVYSIVNVILVWTGVTHSAFGLSSDVKLFGIPLGVLIGVLVVIMGAYSLVLDFDFIQRGVQNRAPRIYGWSGAFGIMVTVIWLYLEILRLLAISRN, from the coding sequence ATGGCACTCACCAACCCGGCATTCTCCACGAATCCGGCCTTCCAGAACAACGGGAAGGCGGCGACGGCCACCACGGTCAGCGCCGACAACCTGGAGCAGCTGTACCAGGCGCCGTCCGCCACCTCCGCGGACACCGACCGGATGACGGTCGAAGACACCATCAACAAGAGCGCGATCTCGTTCGCCCTCCTGGTCGCGGGAGCGGTCGTGGGCTGGATGGTCCCTGCGCTGTATTTCCCGGCCGCGATCGTCGGTTTCGTGTTGGCGCTCGTCAACATCTTCAAGAAGAAGCCGTCCCCCGCGCTCATCCTGAGCTACGCCGGCGTGCAGGGCATCTTCGTCGGCGGCATCTCGGCGGTGTTCGAGTCGATCTACCCGGGCATCGTCATCCAGGCGGTCATCGGCACGCTCGCCGTCGTCGGCGTGACGCTCGCCCTCTTCGCCTCCGGCAAGATCCGCGCCTCGGCCAAGGCCACCAAGGTGTTCATGATCGCCCTCGGCGGCTACGTCGTCTACTCGATCGTCAACGTCATCCTGGTGTGGACCGGCGTGACCCACAGCGCGTTCGGCCTCAGCAGCGACGTCAAGCTGTTCGGCATCCCGCTCGGTGTGCTCATCGGCGTCCTCGTCGTCATCATGGGCGCCTACTCGCTCGTGCTCGACTTCGACTTCATCCAGCGCGGCGTGCAGAACCGTGCCCCGCGCATCTACGGCTGGTCCGGCGCGTTCGGGATCATGGTCACGGTCATCTGGCTGTACCTGGAGATCCTGCGACTCCTCGCGATCTCCCGCAACTAG
- a CDS encoding FUSC family protein: protein MRRQLASLSVEVGFRAAAAVAVPLLVLFAVGRLDLAAYATFGAFTALYGRNEPYRLRLRSVSVAGVALLVSISLGVIVAVLGEPLWLLTVLLLVVVVAGTFFATAFQLLPAVPLFFVFALLVCAAIPTPAADAWPRIALAAGVAVFSWLLTMSGWLVRRYAGDRAARTGAVLLKKLHRRPGVDTTVLSDGRVWLTAAQNAIGVLVAGGIALAFGLGHAYWAVVSVVAVIPPARAAHSISRSLHRIFGTIGGVVVTALVLVWSPPALVVIAVVVVCQFFAEMLVGRHYGSALLFITPMALAVSHLASPAPLGALVVDRVLETILGAAVGIALVLLARAVERSRGLAD from the coding sequence GTGAGGCGGCAGCTCGCCTCGCTGAGCGTCGAGGTCGGCTTCCGCGCCGCGGCCGCGGTCGCGGTGCCGCTGCTGGTGCTGTTCGCCGTCGGCCGTCTCGACCTCGCCGCGTACGCGACGTTCGGCGCGTTCACCGCGCTGTACGGCCGCAACGAGCCGTACCGGCTGCGCCTGCGCAGCGTCTCCGTGGCCGGCGTCGCACTGCTGGTGAGCATCTCGCTCGGCGTGATCGTCGCCGTCCTGGGGGAGCCGTTGTGGCTGCTGACCGTCCTCCTGCTGGTCGTGGTCGTGGCGGGGACCTTTTTCGCGACGGCCTTCCAGCTGCTGCCCGCGGTGCCGCTGTTCTTCGTGTTCGCGCTGCTGGTCTGCGCGGCGATCCCCACGCCGGCCGCGGACGCCTGGCCCCGGATCGCCCTCGCGGCCGGAGTCGCCGTGTTCTCGTGGCTGCTGACCATGTCGGGATGGCTGGTGCGGCGCTACGCAGGCGACCGGGCCGCGCGCACCGGCGCGGTGCTGCTCAAGAAGCTGCACCGCCGCCCCGGCGTGGACACGACAGTGCTGAGCGACGGACGGGTCTGGCTGACGGCGGCCCAGAACGCGATCGGCGTCCTCGTAGCCGGTGGCATCGCCCTCGCCTTCGGGCTGGGCCACGCGTACTGGGCGGTCGTGAGCGTGGTCGCGGTCATCCCGCCCGCGCGGGCGGCGCACTCGATCTCCCGCTCGCTGCACCGGATCTTCGGCACCATCGGAGGCGTCGTCGTCACGGCGCTCGTGCTGGTATGGTCACCGCCCGCCCTCGTCGTGATCGCGGTGGTCGTGGTCTGCCAGTTCTTCGCCGAGATGCTGGTCGGCCGCCACTACGGCTCGGCGCTGCTGTTCATCACCCCAATGGCGCTCGCGGTCTCGCACCTGGCGTCGCCGGCCCCGCTCGGCGCGCTGGTGGTCGACCGCGTGCTGGAGACGATCCTCGGGGCCGCCGTCGGCATCGCCCTGGTGCTGCTCGCCCGGGCGGTGGAGCGCTCGCGCGGGCTGGCCGACTAG
- the guaA gene encoding glutamine-hydrolyzing GMP synthase, translated as MFSDILGGADSAAPAGPVLVVDFGAQYAQLIARRVREANVYSEIVPHTVTAAEVAAKRPAGIVLSGGPSSVYEDGAPHLDEAIFELGVPVLGICYGFQVMATALGGEVARTGRREYGSTAVRVTGAAADGAGSLLDGQPAEQTAWMSHGDSVSKAPEGFEVLASTEDTPVAAFANEERRLYGVQWHPEVKHSQYGQAVLENFLHRAAGIPADWNSGNVIADQVAAIRAQVGSGRVLCALSGGVDSAVAAALVHKAVGDQLVCVFVDHGLLRKDEARQVEEDYVAATGVRLVTVNAQEQFLSALAGVSDPETKRKIIGREFIRVFEKAQADLIAEAEHDGDPIRFLVQGTLYPDVVESGGGTGTANIKSHHNVGGLPEDLQFELVEPLRTLFKDEVRAIGRELGLPEVIVGRQPFPGPGLGIRIVGEVTQERLDLLRDADAIVRAELTAAGPDAEIWQCPVVLLADVRSVGVMGDGRTYGHPIVLRPVSSEDAMTADWTRLPYDLLATISNRITNEVDGVNRVVLDVTSKPPGTIEWE; from the coding sequence GTGTTCTCGGACATCCTCGGCGGGGCCGACTCGGCCGCGCCGGCCGGCCCGGTCCTGGTGGTCGACTTCGGCGCCCAGTACGCGCAGCTGATCGCGCGCCGCGTGCGCGAGGCGAACGTCTACTCCGAGATCGTGCCGCACACCGTGACGGCCGCGGAGGTCGCGGCGAAGCGTCCGGCGGGCATCGTCCTCTCCGGCGGCCCCTCCAGCGTCTACGAGGACGGCGCGCCGCACCTCGACGAGGCGATCTTCGAGCTCGGCGTCCCGGTGCTGGGCATCTGCTACGGCTTCCAGGTGATGGCCACCGCCCTCGGCGGCGAGGTCGCGCGCACCGGCCGCCGCGAGTACGGCTCGACCGCCGTGCGCGTCACGGGCGCCGCCGCGGACGGCGCAGGCAGCCTCCTCGACGGCCAGCCCGCCGAGCAGACCGCGTGGATGAGTCACGGCGACTCGGTGTCCAAGGCCCCCGAGGGCTTCGAGGTGCTCGCCTCCACCGAGGACACCCCGGTCGCCGCGTTCGCCAACGAGGAGCGCCGGCTGTACGGCGTGCAGTGGCACCCCGAGGTCAAGCACTCGCAGTACGGCCAGGCCGTGCTGGAGAACTTCCTGCACCGCGCCGCCGGCATCCCCGCCGACTGGAACAGCGGCAACGTCATCGCCGACCAGGTGGCCGCGATCCGCGCCCAGGTCGGCAGCGGCCGCGTGCTCTGCGCGCTGTCCGGCGGCGTCGACTCCGCGGTCGCGGCGGCGCTCGTGCACAAGGCGGTCGGCGACCAGCTCGTCTGCGTCTTCGTCGACCACGGCCTGCTCCGCAAGGACGAGGCCCGCCAGGTCGAGGAGGACTACGTCGCCGCCACCGGCGTGCGGCTCGTCACCGTGAACGCGCAGGAGCAGTTCCTGTCCGCGCTCGCGGGCGTCTCCGACCCGGAGACCAAGCGCAAGATCATCGGCCGCGAGTTCATCCGCGTGTTCGAGAAGGCCCAGGCCGACCTGATCGCCGAGGCCGAGCACGACGGCGACCCGATCCGCTTCCTGGTGCAGGGCACGCTCTACCCGGACGTGGTGGAGTCGGGCGGCGGCACCGGCACGGCCAACATCAAGAGCCACCACAACGTCGGCGGCCTGCCGGAGGACCTCCAGTTCGAGCTCGTCGAGCCGCTGCGCACCCTGTTCAAGGACGAGGTGCGCGCGATCGGCCGCGAGCTGGGGCTGCCGGAGGTCATCGTCGGCCGCCAGCCGTTCCCCGGCCCGGGTCTCGGCATCCGCATCGTGGGCGAGGTCACGCAGGAGCGTCTCGACCTGCTCCGCGACGCCGACGCGATCGTGCGCGCCGAGCTGACCGCGGCCGGCCCGGACGCCGAGATCTGGCAGTGCCCGGTCGTTCTGCTGGCGGACGTCCGCTCGGTGGGCGTGATGGGCGACGGCCGCACCTACGGCCACCCGATCGTGCTGCGCCCGGTCTCCAGCGAGGACGCCATGACCGCCGACTGGACGCGCCTGCCGTACGACCTGCTGGCCACGATCTCCAACCGGATCACCAACGAGGTCGACGGCGTCAACCGCGTGGTGCTCGACGTCACGTCGAAGCCGCCGGGGACCATCGAATGGGAGTGA
- a CDS encoding cation:proton antiporter, with translation MHLGDDLIILGILLLVAYVLGRLGKLVGLPAIPIYMLVGLLASPHTGWFPLDFESNYIELIAVFGLILLLFNLGLEFDQDEFFGNFGKLVISGGSYILINMGVGLAFGFWVGWGTREALIIAGMTATSSSAIVTKLLIELRRLPNTETPMILGVTVVEDIFIAIYLAIVSVVLSGETDFWPVVGKLTVAFLFLVVMFTLARFGGRYVSRLFRTKDDELFTILFFGLAVLFAGVGEILGVTDAIGAFLIGLVLGATKYRNKIEHIALPLRDVFAAFFFLNFGLELDPAKFPAVLGPVLIAVAMTIVLNILAGQFVAWLNGFGVQAGINTAVILQNRGEFALILATLSLGAGLDARIVPFAGLYVLIMAVIGPVLAANSEKIGAMILRTGSSKRRDRRKKHDPMLDEEIALVEAATADLDSDTRRDDTRAHDTRQAVDRIVEQAMQQQDTTVERKRD, from the coding sequence ATGCATCTCGGAGACGACCTCATCATCCTCGGCATCCTGCTGCTCGTCGCGTACGTGCTCGGACGCCTCGGCAAGCTGGTGGGGCTCCCCGCGATCCCCATCTACATGCTGGTCGGCCTGCTGGCGAGCCCGCACACCGGCTGGTTCCCGCTCGACTTCGAGAGCAACTACATCGAGCTCATCGCGGTCTTCGGGCTCATTCTGCTGCTGTTCAACCTGGGCCTGGAGTTCGACCAGGACGAGTTCTTCGGCAACTTCGGCAAGCTGGTCATCTCCGGCGGCTCCTACATCCTCATCAACATGGGGGTCGGCCTCGCCTTCGGCTTCTGGGTCGGCTGGGGCACCAGGGAGGCGCTCATCATCGCCGGCATGACGGCCACGTCGTCGTCCGCGATCGTGACCAAGCTGCTCATCGAGCTGCGCCGCCTCCCCAACACCGAGACGCCGATGATCCTCGGCGTGACGGTGGTGGAGGACATCTTCATCGCGATCTACCTCGCGATCGTGTCCGTCGTGCTGAGCGGGGAGACCGACTTCTGGCCGGTCGTCGGCAAGCTGACCGTGGCGTTCCTGTTCCTGGTCGTGATGTTCACCCTGGCGAGGTTCGGCGGCAGGTACGTCTCGCGGCTGTTCCGGACGAAGGACGACGAGCTCTTCACGATCCTGTTCTTCGGGCTGGCCGTGCTGTTCGCCGGCGTCGGCGAGATCCTCGGCGTGACCGACGCGATCGGCGCGTTCCTGATCGGCCTCGTGCTGGGCGCGACGAAGTACCGCAACAAGATCGAGCACATCGCCCTGCCGCTCCGCGACGTCTTCGCGGCGTTCTTCTTCCTCAACTTCGGCCTGGAGCTCGACCCGGCCAAGTTCCCCGCGGTCCTCGGTCCCGTCCTCATCGCGGTGGCCATGACGATCGTGCTGAACATCCTCGCCGGGCAGTTCGTCGCCTGGCTGAACGGGTTCGGCGTGCAGGCCGGGATCAACACGGCCGTCATCCTGCAGAACCGGGGGGAGTTCGCGCTCATCCTCGCGACCCTGTCCCTCGGGGCCGGGCTGGACGCGCGCATCGTGCCGTTCGCCGGCCTCTACGTGCTCATCATGGCCGTGATCGGGCCGGTCCTCGCAGCGAACTCCGAGAAGATCGGTGCAATGATTCTCCGGACCGGATCGTCCAAGCGGCGCGACCGGCGGAAGAAGCACGATCCGATGCTCGACGAGGAGATCGCGCTCGTCGAGGCGGCCACCGCCGACCTCGACTCCGACACGCGCCGCGACGACACGCGCGCGCACGACACGCGCCAGGCTGTTGACCGGATCGTCGAGCAGGCCATGCAGCAGCAGGACACGACCGTCGAACGAAAGCGGGACTGA
- a CDS encoding SURF1 family protein gives MMLRPRWIGALLFALALAAGFAGLGQWQLERAIESGKAVEAPTETVLPLSQVAQPNGPMTDKSVGQLVRFTGTFVAGDDQLLYDRINDGRTGWWVVSHVDVDAGDGHRIALAVARGWAPDEATAKSVMARLAEQPGTPQTIVGRILPDEQPQVPDDKKNPTAMKTLGVGQLYNLWTGVDGMDVYNAYVVDRSAPAGLVKIDSPPPIQQTELNWLNLFYAAEWIIFAGFAIFLWYRLVRDAKQREDEERELAAEEAAAAAGGGARAHAGNVE, from the coding sequence ATGATGCTCCGCCCACGCTGGATCGGCGCGCTGCTGTTCGCGCTCGCGCTCGCCGCCGGGTTCGCCGGGCTGGGGCAGTGGCAGCTGGAGCGCGCGATCGAGTCCGGCAAGGCCGTCGAGGCGCCGACCGAGACGGTGCTCCCGCTCTCCCAGGTCGCCCAGCCCAACGGGCCGATGACCGACAAGTCGGTCGGCCAGCTCGTACGGTTCACCGGCACGTTCGTCGCCGGGGACGACCAGCTGCTCTACGACCGGATCAACGACGGCAGGACCGGCTGGTGGGTCGTCTCGCACGTGGACGTCGACGCGGGGGACGGCCACCGGATCGCGCTCGCCGTCGCGCGCGGCTGGGCGCCGGACGAGGCCACCGCGAAGTCCGTCATGGCGCGGCTCGCCGAGCAGCCGGGCACTCCGCAGACGATCGTCGGGCGCATCCTCCCCGACGAGCAGCCGCAGGTGCCGGACGACAAGAAGAACCCGACGGCGATGAAGACGCTCGGGGTCGGCCAGCTCTACAACCTCTGGACCGGCGTCGACGGCATGGACGTCTACAACGCCTACGTCGTCGACCGCAGCGCGCCCGCGGGGCTGGTGAAGATCGACTCACCGCCGCCCATCCAGCAGACCGAGCTGAACTGGCTGAACCTGTTCTACGCGGCCGAGTGGATCATCTTCGCCGGCTTCGCGATCTTCCTCTGGTACCGGCTGGTGCGCGACGCGAAGCAGCGCGAGGACGAGGAGCGCGAGCTGGCGGCCGAGGAGGCCGCAGCGGCGGCAGGAGGCGGCGCGAGGGCGCACGCCGGGAACGTAGAATAG